The following are encoded together in the Triticum dicoccoides isolate Atlit2015 ecotype Zavitan chromosome 6B, WEW_v2.0, whole genome shotgun sequence genome:
- the LOC119322029 gene encoding putative GPI-anchor transamidase, protein MSLIPRAAPAASMAFAGRDPAVIPLLKMLPLLGLLAISSAAEPPAASSPSAVHNNNWAVLVCTSRFWFNYRHMANTLSLYRTVKRLGIPDERIILMLADDMACNPRNNYPAQVFNNENHQINLYGDNVEVDYRGYEVTVENFLRVLTGRHESAVPRSKRLLSDEGSHILLYMTGHGGDEFLKFQDNEELQSHDLADAVKQMKKHRFKELLIMVDTCQAATLFSQLQSPGVLAIGSSMKGENSYSHHLDSDIGVSVVDRFTFHTLAFFEKLNMYSNASLNSLFNSYDPSMLLSTAYYRMDLYKRALNEVPVTNFFGSVMKTIHTDSAYTGFLAAHDAELPFSVGNNILDHVMLQNEASARRSNIEEMNEAQLTSHGWTEVLLEQLEGKNSDVVVMYCLGTMGILLAISTWLSM, encoded by the exons ATGTCCCTGATCCCGCGCGCTGCTCCGGCGGCGAGCATGGCGTTCGCCGGACGGGACCCCGCTGTCATCCCCCTCCTCAAGATGCTACCGCTGCTCGGTCTCCTCGCCATCTCCTCGGCCGCAGAGCCCCCGGCGGCGTCGTCTCCCTCCGCCGTGCACAACAACAACTGGGCCGTGCTCGTCTGTACCTCCCGCTTCTG GTTTAATTATAGACATATGGCCAACACGCTGTCTTTGTACAG GACTGTTAAGAGATTAGGAATACCTGACGAGAGGATAATACTTATGTTGGCTGATGATATGGCTTGTAATCCTCGGAACAATTATCCTGCCCAAGTGTTCAACAATGAGAACCACCAGATTAATCTTTATGGTGACAATGTTGAG GTTGATTACCGAGGTTATGAGGTTACAGTTGAAAACTTTTTGCGAGTTTTGACTGGAAGACATGAGAGCGCTGTACCAAGATCAAAGCGTCTCTTAAGTGATGAAGGAAGCCATATTCTTTTGTACATGACTGGACATGGTGGGGATGAATTTTTGAAGTTCCAAGATAACGAAGAACTTCAGAGCCATGATTTAGCAGATGCAGTAAAGCAAATGAAGAAGCATAG ATTTAAAGAGTTGTTGATAATGGTAGATACCTGCCAGGCTGCTACTCTTTTTTCACAG CTTCAATCACCTGGTGTTTTGGCGATTGGTAGCAGCATGAAGGGGGAAAACTCTTACTCTCACCATCTCGACTCAGAC ATTGGTGTTTCTGTTGTGGATAGATTTACCTTCCATACACTTGCTTTCTTTGAGAAGCTGAACATGTATAGCAATGCTTCATTGAACAG TCTTTTCAACTCATACGACCCTTCTATGCTGCTGTCTACTGCATATTATCGAATGGATCTTTACAAGCGTGCATTAAACGAG GTCCCAGTGACAAATTTCTTTGGATCAGTCATGAAGACTATCCACACTGATTCAGCCTACACAGGCTTTCTAGCTGCACATGACGCGGAACTCCCCTTTTCTGTCGGAAATAATATACTTGATCATGTCATGTTGCAGAATGAGGCTAGTGCAAGAAGATCGAACATAGAAGAGATGAAT GAGGCACAATTAACGTCCCATGGATGGACAGAGGTCCTGCTAGAGCAGCTGGAAGGCAAAAATTCTGATGTTGTTGTGATGTATTGTCTGGGAACTATGGGCATATTGCTGGCAATTTCAACCTGGCTATCAATGTAG